TATGAGCTGGGCAGTACTGATGAACCACACCCGGTGGGCGTCGAGTTTCAAGGCGTCACCGAGGAGGACGTACCCGGTCATATCGTTGAGCACGAAGTTGAGAACGGCCATCTTCGCGCAGAGAGGATCTTTGTCGTATCCGAGATAGACGGCCGGGGCCTCCGGTGCGAGGTCCCGGAGTCGGCGGGCACTGTCGACGATGAGTCGACCGCTCCCGCACCCAGAGACATCACCGATAACGAGCGGCTCCTCCGGCGTGGCCTCACGGATACTGTTGGCATCAGGGAGGTTCATCTGGGCCATCGCTCGGCTCACTGCTCCGGGCGTGAAGTACTGGGCGAAGTGCTCGCTGGTGAGGCCGTAGTGCTCGTAGACGCCGCCGAGGACATCTTCTTGCGTTTCCTCCACCGCAAGGACGAGACCCCCGAGAGCGTTGGCGTGCAGCGTCGCAAGCGCTCGAATCGTCTCCTCGTCCCGACCATCATTTCGATACCGGTCGAGCGGTTTCTGATAGGCGTCTTCGTCGCCGGAGAAACTGGCAACCGACATGTTGATCCAATCCGAGAAGACTTGATAGGGAGATTCGCCCGTCTGCTGACTGATGTCGTCAAGCGGGTCAGTGACGTGTTCGCGGTGTTCGGGGTCAAAGAGTGTCGTCATGGCGACGGGTGACCTCTCGCTGTTTGCGGCTGGTGAGAAACGGCAATTTCGGGACTAACGAATCGACGAGCGCGGTGAGGGACGTGGATACCCCGGGTGAGAGGGATGAATATTGAGTCGTGGTCGCCGCAGACGATGCTCGCGAGAAGTTCGTGTTTACACATCACGCGGAAGGGAGCGGATTGCTTGTACGGGCACGAACAGGTGAGGGCGTCCCCCCATGGGATGAATGGGTACTGGCTCCCGCTGTCGTATTCTCCGACAAGGACGGGTGCGGGGAGTTCGATACCGTAGTCAGCGAGAGCCAC
This region of Haloplanus salinus genomic DNA includes:
- a CDS encoding N-6 DNA methylase, translating into MSVASFSGDEDAYQKPLDRYRNDGRDEETIRALATLHANALGGLVLAVEETQEDVLGGVYEHYGLTSEHFAQYFTPGAVSRAMAQMNLPDANSIREATPEEPLVIGDVSGCGSGRLIVDSARRLRDLAPEAPAVYLGYDKDPLCAKMAVLNFVLNDMTGYVLLGDALKLDAHRVWFISTAQLIGGDHPVRELDTSEGDRVLARFFGAPHVDNDAGASQEEPDTESELDVDPEPTPGEPTPAPNLDVTLDPSETSQAGFDEFA